One window from the genome of Pseudonocardia hierapolitana encodes:
- a CDS encoding SsgA family sporulation/cell division regulator — MRDEHTVICSPAVFELIAPDAPAVPVNVELTYSSRDPYAVQASFRTGSTTAVEWVFARDLLHDGLIAPAGTGDVRVQPVPLNPGKVQLELSSPSGHAVFTTCAQTLGDFLHRTYLAVPSGREYDWLDFDMALSDLLNDPARD; from the coding sequence ATGCGCGACGAGCACACGGTCATCTGCTCACCGGCGGTGTTCGAACTGATCGCTCCGGACGCCCCGGCGGTGCCCGTCAACGTCGAACTGACCTACAGCAGCCGGGATCCCTACGCCGTCCAGGCGTCGTTCCGGACCGGCTCCACCACGGCGGTCGAGTGGGTGTTCGCCCGCGACCTCCTACACGACGGGCTGATCGCCCCGGCGGGTACCGGTGACGTCCGGGTCCAGCCGGTGCCGCTCAACCCGGGCAAGGTGCAGCTCGAGCTCTCCTCGCCGTCCGGCCACGCCGTCTTCACGACGTGCGCGCAGACGCTGGGCGACTTCCTGCACCGCACCTACCTCGCCGTGCCGTCCGGCCGTGAGTACGACTGGCTCGACTTCGACATGGCCCTCTCCGATCTCCTCAACGACCCGGCGCGCGACTAA
- a CDS encoding alpha/beta fold hydrolase has translation MGGSRDSIIPIEHTVAAHNLLPGSRLQIFEGAGHFPHAEQSTRFAELTHFLTDTRAAQSDLQSLRRRLQSSAGLHSPADVPVA, from the coding sequence GTGGGCGGCAGCCGGGACTCGATCATCCCGATCGAGCACACAGTGGCTGCTCACAACCTGCTGCCGGGCAGCAGGCTGCAGATCTTCGAGGGGGCGGGGCACTTCCCGCACGCCGAGCAATCGACTCGGTTCGCCGAGCTGACTCACTTCCTCACCGACACCAGGGCGGCGCAGTCGGACCTGCAATCACTGCGCCGTCGCCTGCAGTCCTCCGCAGGCCTGCACTCCCCCGCGGACGTCCCAGTCGCCTGA
- a CDS encoding isochorismatase family protein — MSDTKFTERLTRDNAALLLVDHQVGLYSGVRDIPLAELKHNVVALVRAAQVLGLPIIATTTAADSMWGPTIPELAAVLPADLPVIDRSTVNAWDDPRVVEAVRATGRRKLIVTGISTEVCLAFPAISATADGFDAYAAIDASGTFSQTKREAGLLRMQQAGVVPVDHATAIVEILADNSDPLAGEVYGALDMPFAVLVGQIAQALTTA, encoded by the coding sequence GTGAGCGACACCAAGTTCACCGAACGCCTGACGCGGGACAACGCCGCGCTCCTGCTGGTCGACCACCAGGTCGGCCTCTACAGCGGGGTCCGCGACATCCCGCTCGCCGAGCTGAAGCACAACGTGGTCGCCCTGGTCAGGGCCGCGCAGGTGCTGGGCCTGCCGATCATCGCCACCACGACGGCCGCCGACAGCATGTGGGGGCCGACGATCCCCGAGCTGGCCGCGGTGCTGCCCGCCGACCTCCCCGTCATCGACCGCTCCACCGTCAACGCATGGGACGACCCGCGGGTGGTCGAGGCGGTCCGCGCGACGGGGCGCCGGAAGCTCATCGTCACCGGCATCTCGACCGAGGTCTGCCTGGCCTTCCCGGCGATCAGCGCCACCGCCGACGGCTTCGACGCCTACGCCGCGATCGATGCCTCGGGCACCTTCTCGCAGACCAAGCGCGAGGCCGGGCTGCTGAGAATGCAGCAGGCCGGCGTCGTCCCGGTCGACCACGCCACCGCGATCGTCGAAATCCTCGCCGACAACTCCGACCCGCTCGCCGGCGAGGTCTACGGGGCGCTCGACATGCCGTTCGCCGTGCTGGTCGGCCAGATCGCCCAGGCCCTCACCACGGCCTGA
- a CDS encoding low temperature requirement protein A: MATPRRRRFETVSEGATVTTLELFFDLVFVFALTRVTDWMAEDTSAEAVLRGVLILIVLWWAWVAYSWLGNVAKADEGVIRLSVFLAMMAVFVGAITIPEAFHDLPGGLSGPVVFAVAYFCVRVVHLAMYWVCSGEDSQLRGQIVRVVPSAVLGTVLLLVASQTDGWVQTAFWVAAIVGDYVGTALAGASWRLNSARHFAERHGLIIIVALGESIVSIGIGVAELPISWPIIAGSALGLVVAGALWWLYFDVVTLRAEHALTEAGGERQIRMARGGYTYLHLPMVIGVILMSLGLKKALLYIGGGEGHSLLDPLYGIPLAALYGGAVLYVVTHVGFTRYVLGTVNPVRLVVGTVLLLAIPLVATLPAMASLGILAAVLCALVAYEIHHYREVRQHVRHGGPSGRS, translated from the coding sequence ATGGCCACCCCGCGCCGCAGGCGGTTCGAGACGGTGAGCGAGGGCGCCACCGTCACGACGCTCGAGCTGTTCTTCGACCTGGTGTTCGTGTTCGCGCTCACCCGCGTCACCGACTGGATGGCCGAGGACACCTCGGCCGAGGCGGTGCTGCGCGGCGTGCTGATCCTGATCGTCCTGTGGTGGGCGTGGGTCGCCTACTCGTGGCTGGGCAACGTCGCGAAGGCCGACGAGGGGGTGATCCGGCTCAGCGTGTTCCTCGCGATGATGGCGGTGTTCGTCGGGGCGATCACCATCCCCGAGGCGTTCCACGACCTGCCGGGCGGGCTGTCGGGGCCGGTGGTGTTCGCCGTCGCGTACTTCTGCGTGCGTGTGGTGCACCTGGCGATGTACTGGGTGTGCAGCGGCGAGGACTCGCAGCTGCGCGGGCAGATCGTGCGGGTCGTGCCGTCCGCGGTGCTGGGAACGGTGCTGCTGCTGGTCGCGTCGCAGACCGATGGCTGGGTGCAGACCGCGTTCTGGGTGGCGGCGATCGTCGGCGACTACGTCGGCACCGCGCTGGCCGGCGCCTCCTGGCGGCTCAACTCGGCCCGCCACTTCGCCGAGCGCCACGGGCTGATCATCATCGTGGCGCTGGGCGAGTCGATCGTGTCCATCGGCATCGGGGTGGCGGAGCTGCCGATCTCCTGGCCGATCATCGCCGGCAGCGCGCTGGGCCTGGTCGTCGCGGGTGCGCTGTGGTGGCTCTACTTCGACGTCGTCACGCTGCGCGCCGAGCACGCGCTGACCGAGGCCGGCGGGGAACGGCAGATCCGCATGGCCCGCGGCGGGTACACCTACCTGCACCTGCCGATGGTCATCGGGGTCATCCTGATGTCGCTCGGGCTGAAGAAGGCCCTGCTCTACATCGGTGGCGGCGAGGGGCACTCGCTCCTCGACCCGCTCTACGGCATCCCGCTCGCGGCGCTCTACGGCGGGGCGGTGCTGTACGTGGTCACGCACGTCGGCTTCACCCGGTACGTCCTGGGCACGGTCAACCCGGTCCGGCTGGTCGTCGGAACGGTGCTGCTGCTCGCGATCCCGCTGGTCGCGACGCTCCCGGCGATGGCGTCCCTCGGCATCCTCGCCGCCGTCCTCTGCGCGCTGGTGGCCTACGAGATCCACCACTACCGCGAGGTGCGCCAGCACGTTCGGCACGGGGGACCGTCGGGTCGGTCGTGA
- a CDS encoding NAD(P)-dependent alcohol dehydrogenase, with the protein MSRRTTAMTISAAGATFTRRELTIDDPAAGEVLVRIEAVGMCHADLAVRAGEFPFPLPGVAGHEGAGRVEAVGAGVTSVRPGDRVMLTFDSCGHCVWCVSGEPSRCLEFVAHNFTNGARPDGSPTLWDGGTPVHGSFFGQSSFASYALARERNTVRVPDVASDVPSEVLAPLGCGVQTGAGAVLNVLAPEAGSAVAVFGAGVVGLSAVMAAAMLPVGRIVVVDVQDSRLDVARALGATDVVNSRTEDARERVTRLTGGGPQYLVESSGVPAVLAEAIRSLGIGGTAAVVGVPPFGVTAAIDVADLVNGSKRIVGVVEGRSNPPVFLPRLAELVAMGRLPVGRLVGTFPLEEVEMAAEAMKAGTTIKPVLVPG; encoded by the coding sequence ATGAGCCGCAGGACCACCGCCATGACGATCAGCGCAGCGGGTGCGACGTTCACCCGCAGGGAGTTGACGATCGACGACCCCGCCGCCGGCGAGGTGCTCGTCCGCATCGAGGCCGTCGGCATGTGCCACGCCGACCTCGCCGTGCGGGCGGGGGAGTTCCCGTTCCCGCTGCCGGGTGTCGCGGGCCACGAGGGCGCCGGACGGGTCGAGGCCGTCGGGGCGGGGGTGACCTCGGTGCGCCCCGGCGACCGGGTCATGCTGACCTTCGACTCGTGCGGGCACTGCGTGTGGTGCGTGTCCGGGGAGCCGTCGCGCTGCCTGGAGTTCGTGGCCCACAACTTCACGAACGGCGCCCGCCCGGACGGCTCGCCCACGCTGTGGGACGGCGGCACGCCGGTGCACGGCAGCTTCTTCGGCCAGTCGTCCTTCGCGAGCTACGCGCTGGCCCGTGAGCGCAACACCGTCCGGGTCCCCGACGTGGCGTCCGACGTGCCGTCCGAGGTGCTGGCGCCGCTGGGCTGCGGTGTGCAGACCGGCGCGGGAGCGGTGCTGAACGTGCTGGCCCCCGAGGCGGGCAGCGCGGTGGCCGTCTTCGGCGCGGGTGTGGTGGGGCTGTCGGCGGTGATGGCGGCGGCGATGCTGCCCGTCGGGCGGATCGTCGTCGTCGACGTGCAGGACTCGCGCCTCGACGTGGCCCGCGCGCTGGGCGCCACCGACGTCGTCAACTCCCGCACCGAGGACGCCCGCGAGCGGGTCACGCGCCTCACCGGCGGAGGCCCGCAGTACCTTGTCGAGAGCAGCGGGGTGCCCGCGGTGCTGGCCGAGGCGATCCGCAGCCTCGGGATCGGCGGCACCGCCGCGGTCGTGGGCGTGCCCCCGTTCGGCGTCACCGCTGCGATTGACGTGGCCGACCTCGTCAACGGCAGCAAGCGCATCGTCGGTGTCGTCGAGGGGCGCAGCAACCCGCCGGTCTTCCTGCCCCGGCTGGCCGAGCTCGTGGCGATGGGCCGGCTGCCGGTGGGACGGCTCGTGGGCACCTTCCCGCTGGAGGAGGTCGAGATGGCGGCGGAGGCCATGAAGGCGGGCACCACGATCAAGCCGGTGCTCGTGCCGGGGTGA
- a CDS encoding alpha/beta hydrolase family protein, whose protein sequence is MSVIELTTFDVADDRTSDMLAARHAMIEAFRADRRGFVAAKLIRLGERTWLDAVEWTDDAAYDESTAKGGNRPEIAAFFATIDSLVEVRRGTRYDDAEDGPRAVRTVAYGPHPSQVGELYLPAGPGPFPGVVLFHGGYWAAMWDRRQILPVVVDLLSLGVAVYNVDYRRVGEDGGGWPGTFADVAAAVDAMAGIDPAVDAERVVLVGHSAGGHLATWAGLRGGLPAGAVGAGPHVRPVGVVSLSGVLDLVAADGEKFGTDLADTDAEPIWGAPPPARPQVWPAVAATVADGIVPLLVGAHVDEDPERLAVTSPAQMRDGGVPVLAVHGDADEAVPAAYSRTFAESITAQGGRAEFVEYAGARHFDTVDPANPVIWPAVRTWITERLGTTPPDAG, encoded by the coding sequence ATGTCCGTCATCGAGCTCACGACGTTCGACGTCGCCGACGACCGCACGTCCGACATGCTGGCGGCGCGCCACGCCATGATCGAGGCGTTCCGCGCGGACCGCCGCGGCTTCGTGGCCGCGAAGCTGATCCGATTGGGCGAGCGGACCTGGCTCGACGCCGTCGAGTGGACCGACGACGCCGCCTACGACGAGTCGACGGCGAAGGGGGGCAACCGCCCGGAGATCGCGGCGTTCTTCGCGACGATCGACTCGCTGGTCGAGGTCCGCCGCGGCACGCGTTACGACGACGCCGAGGACGGGCCGCGCGCGGTGCGGACAGTCGCGTACGGGCCGCACCCCTCGCAGGTGGGCGAGCTGTACCTGCCCGCGGGCCCCGGCCCCTTCCCGGGGGTGGTGCTGTTCCACGGCGGCTACTGGGCCGCGATGTGGGACCGCAGGCAGATCCTGCCGGTGGTCGTGGACCTGCTGTCCCTCGGGGTCGCGGTCTACAACGTCGACTACCGCCGGGTGGGAGAGGACGGCGGCGGGTGGCCGGGCACGTTCGCCGACGTCGCCGCGGCGGTGGACGCGATGGCCGGCATCGATCCGGCCGTCGACGCGGAGCGGGTCGTGCTGGTCGGCCACTCGGCCGGCGGCCACCTCGCGACGTGGGCCGGGCTGCGTGGTGGGCTGCCGGCGGGCGCGGTCGGCGCGGGCCCGCACGTGCGGCCGGTCGGGGTGGTGTCGCTGTCCGGGGTGCTCGACCTGGTCGCGGCGGACGGCGAGAAGTTCGGCACCGACCTCGCGGACACCGACGCCGAACCGATCTGGGGAGCTCCGCCCCCCGCCCGGCCGCAGGTGTGGCCGGCGGTCGCCGCGACGGTGGCGGACGGGATCGTCCCGTTGCTGGTGGGCGCGCACGTCGACGAGGACCCGGAACGCCTCGCCGTCACCTCGCCCGCGCAGATGCGCGACGGCGGGGTGCCGGTGCTGGCCGTGCACGGCGACGCGGACGAAGCCGTCCCCGCCGCTTACAGCCGCACCTTCGCCGAGTCGATCACGGCGCAGGGCGGCCGGGCCGAGTTCGTCGAGTACGCCGGGGCCCGCCACTTCGACACCGTTGACCCGGCCAACCCCGTGATCTGGCCCGCGGTCCGCACGTGGATCACCGAGCGCCTCGGGACCACGCCGCCGGACGCCGGCTGA
- a CDS encoding MarR family winged helix-turn-helix transcriptional regulator yields the protein MTDGGTPEDGERRDAATDLGVLAGRLLFSVQGELFRRLHREGFADIAPRHGAVLAYLRLDGIRATELARLSGQHKQVIGKNVDELEALGYVERRPDPDDRRAKLVVPTERGRAQMRTADAIMAEIAERHRRLLGSDTYDRFLADFRFVVEQQRAVERDDVPAAEEP from the coding sequence GTGACGGACGGCGGAACGCCGGAGGACGGGGAGCGCAGGGACGCCGCGACCGACCTCGGTGTGCTCGCCGGCCGGTTGCTGTTCTCGGTGCAGGGCGAGCTCTTCCGGCGGCTCCACCGGGAGGGCTTCGCCGACATCGCCCCCCGCCACGGCGCCGTCCTGGCCTACCTGCGCCTGGACGGGATCCGCGCCACCGAGCTGGCCCGCCTGTCGGGCCAGCACAAGCAGGTCATCGGCAAGAACGTCGACGAGCTGGAGGCGCTGGGTTACGTCGAGCGCCGGCCCGACCCCGACGACCGGCGCGCGAAGCTCGTGGTCCCGACCGAACGCGGCCGCGCGCAGATGCGGACGGCGGACGCGATCATGGCCGAGATCGCCGAGCGGCACCGGCGCTTGCTCGGCTCGGACACCTACGACCGGTTCCTCGCGGACTTCCGCTTCGTGGTGGAGCAGCAGCGCGCCGTCGAACGGGACGACGTGCCCGCGGCCGAGGAGCCCTGA
- a CDS encoding NADPH:quinone reductase, with protein sequence MRAAYYEEQGPAHEVVRVGEVPTPEPGPGEVRVRVAVSGVHVGDVGKRRGYWGSTMTYPRVIPHGDGAGTVDAVGPGVDPARVGEPVWVYLAQSYRPFGTAAEYTVVPAGHAVRLPDGVGWEQAAVVGIPGITGHRAVFASGPAAGRTVLVTGPLGGVGRAALAVARRGGATVVATVRRAEQVDEVLAAGAHHVVVLGADAARQIRAIAPDGVDRVAEIDLAGNAALDVEILAVGGTIATYATGDPGASLPYWPLAFRNITVQFLSNDDFPEPANEHAARDLTAALAAGDLRYPIAARFPLERTADAQDAAERTGAAGRVVVEIDA encoded by the coding sequence TGCCGACGCCCGAGCCCGGCCCCGGCGAGGTCCGGGTGCGGGTCGCGGTGTCCGGCGTGCACGTCGGCGACGTCGGCAAGCGGCGCGGCTACTGGGGTTCGACCATGACCTACCCCCGAGTGATCCCGCACGGCGACGGCGCGGGCACCGTCGACGCCGTCGGGCCCGGCGTCGACCCCGCGCGCGTCGGCGAACCCGTCTGGGTCTACCTCGCGCAGTCCTACCGCCCGTTCGGCACCGCCGCCGAGTACACGGTCGTGCCCGCCGGGCATGCGGTGCGGCTCCCGGACGGCGTGGGGTGGGAGCAGGCCGCCGTGGTCGGCATCCCCGGCATCACCGGTCACCGCGCCGTGTTCGCGAGCGGCCCCGCCGCCGGGCGCACGGTGCTCGTCACCGGCCCGCTGGGCGGCGTGGGCCGGGCGGCCCTCGCCGTCGCACGCCGGGGCGGCGCGACCGTCGTCGCGACGGTCCGGCGCGCCGAGCAGGTCGACGAGGTGCTCGCCGCGGGCGCGCACCACGTCGTCGTGCTGGGAGCGGACGCCGCACGGCAGATCCGCGCGATCGCACCCGACGGCGTGGACCGCGTCGCCGAGATCGACCTCGCCGGCAACGCCGCTCTCGATGTGGAGATCCTCGCGGTCGGCGGCACGATCGCGACCTACGCGACGGGCGACCCGGGCGCGTCCCTGCCGTATTGGCCGCTCGCATTCCGCAACATCACGGTCCAGTTCCTCAGCAACGACGACTTCCCCGAACCGGCCAACGAGCATGCCGCCCGCGACCTCACCGCGGCCCTCGCGGCGGGCGACCTGCGCTACCCGATCGCGGCGCGCTTCCCGCTCGAACGCACCGCCGACGCGCAGGACGCCGCCGAGCGCACCGGCGCGGCCGGCCGGGTCGTGGTCGAGATCGACGCATGA
- a CDS encoding YceI family protein, whose protein sequence is MSIEIPAGRYALDPVHSSLQFAARFVAARVRGTFGGLSGALEIADDLAKSAVQVQIDLATLSTGVGARDDHLRSADYFDTANHPAATFVSTGLVEDGDRFLLAGDLTIRGATRPVELEVRFTGDGEDQTGAFRVGFAASGRVSRSAFGVNGNVSAAGGPLLVGDTAEITLELQAVRES, encoded by the coding sequence ATGAGCATCGAGATCCCCGCGGGTCGGTACGCCCTCGACCCGGTCCACTCGTCCCTCCAGTTCGCCGCCCGCTTCGTGGCCGCGCGCGTGCGGGGGACGTTCGGCGGGCTGTCCGGAGCCCTGGAGATCGCCGACGACCTGGCGAAGTCCGCCGTCCAGGTGCAGATCGACCTCGCCACCCTGTCGACCGGCGTCGGCGCCCGCGACGACCACCTGCGGTCGGCCGACTACTTCGACACGGCGAACCACCCGGCCGCCACGTTCGTCTCGACCGGCCTCGTCGAGGACGGAGACCGGTTCCTGCTGGCCGGCGACCTGACCATCCGGGGCGCGACCCGGCCCGTCGAGCTGGAGGTGCGGTTCACCGGCGACGGCGAGGACCAGACCGGAGCCTTCCGCGTGGGCTTCGCGGCCTCGGGGCGCGTCTCGCGGTCCGCGTTCGGCGTGAACGGCAACGTCTCCGCGGCGGGCGGTCCGCTCCTCGTCGGGGACACGGCGGAGATCACCCTGGAGCTCCAGGCCGTCCGCGAGAGCTGA